The Clostridiaceae bacterium genome has a window encoding:
- a CDS encoding extracellular solute-binding protein — translation MKKTKKILSLVTIFLLITSLLVGCVSSTSKDTPGSQDQQAADTKKEDSAPAGPYDEHLDLIWIGHYAGYSPKEDTEIEQLIEEKFNVTIHPVKMDYTKDEQWNLYWASGNTADSITVYQINNRYERMISQGLIREITEEMLRENMPTWMKKVESMTDPEILKIKMYYDGKLYGAPSFTATQAIPWVTGIRKDWMENVGVTKAPETVDELHDLLVKFVKNDPDKNNKPDTYGMHGTNNGFGFILGAFGVQMEGFNIRDGKVKADFTTEEYKQALKMLQQWFKEGLIDPEFVTDNRDIMRKKWADSKFGVMFDNPWWFAQSTANNLTDMVLVNNPNAKIEFIPPVKGPDGKSGASIAYPKFDGNSVVFGKNTSDEKVKRIMAIKEEFCKDWDFYVRCFYGEEGKHYTKDKDGVIVPTAEYLNYEKQVESGLGSYFALIPVDMDHFRRITPLNDMPAYNVAFASPKIYTTNGFPFAGTNESLLVKGADIKKVREEFYFNAITGKIDIDAEWDSYINKLNAAGLKEVEDEYQVLHEKVIK, via the coding sequence GTGAAAAAAACTAAAAAAATTCTATCATTAGTAACCATCTTCTTACTTATCACATCATTGCTGGTAGGTTGCGTTTCAAGCACATCCAAGGATACACCGGGATCTCAGGACCAACAAGCGGCTGATACTAAGAAAGAAGATAGTGCTCCCGCCGGTCCCTATGATGAACATCTTGACTTGATCTGGATAGGACATTATGCTGGGTACTCTCCTAAGGAAGACACAGAAATAGAGCAATTAATTGAAGAAAAATTTAATGTTACCATCCACCCGGTAAAAATGGACTACACCAAAGATGAACAGTGGAACCTTTACTGGGCATCAGGAAATACTGCTGACTCTATTACGGTATACCAGATAAACAACAGATATGAAAGAATGATATCTCAGGGACTGATCAGGGAAATAACTGAAGAAATGCTCAGGGAAAATATGCCTACCTGGATGAAAAAAGTTGAATCCATGACTGACCCTGAAATATTAAAGATTAAAATGTATTATGACGGTAAGTTGTACGGTGCTCCATCCTTTACCGCTACTCAGGCCATTCCATGGGTTACAGGTATAAGAAAAGACTGGATGGAAAACGTTGGAGTAACTAAAGCACCTGAAACTGTAGATGAACTCCATGATCTCCTTGTAAAATTTGTTAAGAATGATCCGGATAAGAATAATAAACCTGACACCTATGGCATGCATGGAACCAATAACGGTTTTGGATTTATTTTAGGAGCTTTCGGAGTTCAAATGGAAGGCTTTAATATAAGAGACGGCAAGGTTAAAGCAGACTTTACTACCGAGGAATATAAACAGGCATTGAAGATGCTTCAGCAATGGTTCAAAGAAGGGTTGATAGATCCTGAATTTGTTACCGACAACAGAGATATCATGAGGAAAAAATGGGCAGACAGCAAATTTGGTGTAATGTTTGACAACCCCTGGTGGTTTGCTCAGTCGACGGCTAACAATTTAACTGATATGGTTCTGGTTAATAATCCTAACGCTAAGATTGAGTTTATTCCGCCGGTTAAAGGACCAGACGGTAAATCAGGCGCTTCTATAGCTTATCCTAAATTTGACGGGAACTCTGTAGTATTTGGTAAGAATACCAGCGATGAAAAAGTTAAAAGAATCATGGCAATCAAAGAAGAATTCTGTAAAGACTGGGATTTCTACGTAAGATGTTTCTACGGTGAAGAGGGTAAACATTACACAAAGGATAAGGACGGTGTTATCGTTCCTACAGCTGAATACCTGAATTACGAAAAACAAGTTGAATCAGGTTTAGGATCATATTTTGCACTAATACCTGTAGATATGGATCATTTCCGCAGAATAACTCCTCTCAACGACATGCCTGCATATAATGTGGCATTTGCATCGCCAAAAATCTATACAACCAATGGATTCCCCTTCGCAGGAACAAATGAAAGCCTGCTGGTTAAAGGGGCAGACATAAAGAAAGTAAGAGAAGAATTCTACTTCAATGCTATAACCGGTAAGATTGACATTGATGCGGAATGGGACAGCTATATTAATAAGCTGAACGCTGCAGGTCTAAAGGAAGTTGAAGATGAATACCAGGTACTGCATGAAAAAGTTATTAAATGA
- a CDS encoding exo-alpha-sialidase, producing MLEEINYLCGESDIFVGKRRRLKRYLVCSMQGYFPVLIKTGSNSLAVIFRTGAPHVGIKGTLAVSTSDDGGKSWSDPVEISPRGEDVRNPAFGINDNGEFIAAFCKLKSFRYEKTIDGYYYNSSLKYEPDESSRIFFTSTSKDNGKTWSPPVSHKSRYLTMPSPYGRIARSSDGTLYMTLYGKPIELSEIEPAENIKNMVTLVRSKDGGKTWGDETVIVKGYNETSIAFINNNIMIAAARLDEKFGSISVLFSRDKGVTWSEPVKVTRKSEHPADVTLLQSGKLLLTFGRRVKPTGCGALISEDGGVTWNYDREILLAGDGGEKGGSFDLGYPSTVQLDNGNIVTVLYYACGSEMSQDFLKGWGDISCQAIHYREEDIL from the coding sequence ATGCTGGAAGAAATAAATTATTTATGTGGAGAGTCTGATATATTTGTAGGAAAAAGAAGAAGATTAAAAAGATATCTGGTTTGCTCTATGCAAGGATATTTCCCAGTTTTAATAAAAACAGGCAGTAATTCCCTGGCAGTTATTTTCCGCACAGGTGCCCCCCATGTAGGAATTAAAGGAACTCTTGCAGTTTCTACATCTGATGATGGAGGAAAAAGCTGGTCAGATCCGGTAGAGATATCTCCTAGGGGAGAAGATGTAAGAAATCCGGCTTTTGGAATAAATGATAACGGCGAATTTATCGCTGCTTTTTGTAAACTGAAGTCCTTCAGATATGAAAAAACAATTGATGGTTATTATTATAATTCTAGTTTAAAATATGAACCGGATGAATCATCAAGAATCTTTTTTACTTCAACAAGCAAAGATAACGGCAAAACCTGGAGCCCTCCAGTCAGTCATAAATCCAGGTATCTAACCATGCCTTCACCCTATGGAAGAATTGCACGTTCTTCTGACGGCACTCTTTACATGACATTGTATGGCAAACCTATAGAATTATCAGAGATTGAACCAGCTGAGAATATTAAGAACATGGTTACTCTTGTACGAAGTAAAGACGGAGGTAAAACCTGGGGTGATGAAACAGTTATTGTTAAAGGATATAATGAAACATCCATTGCATTTATAAATAACAATATTATGATTGCAGCAGCACGCCTTGACGAAAAATTCGGCAGTATTTCCGTTCTTTTTAGCAGGGATAAGGGAGTTACGTGGAGTGAACCGGTAAAAGTCACAAGAAAAAGTGAACATCCCGCTGATGTAACTTTGCTTCAGAGCGGAAAATTGTTGCTTACTTTTGGAAGAAGAGTTAAGCCCACTGGATGTGGGGCTTTAATTAGTGAGGACGGCGGTGTTACCTGGAACTATGACAGGGAAATCTTATTGGCCGGAGACGGAGGAGAAAAAGGCGGAAGTTTTGATTTAGGTTATCCATCAACTGTGCAGCTTGATAACGGGAATATAGTAACTGTATTGTATTATGCATGCGGATCAGAAATGTCACAGGATTTCCTGAAAGGTTGGGGTGATATTTCATGCCAGGCAATACATTATAGAGAAGAAGATATTTTGTAA
- a CDS encoding carbohydrate ABC transporter permease — protein sequence MSYKNKTKIDIIFDVINYTLMIALSIAFIYPFWQTIVLSFSSPKYAYSLGVKLWPQGFNLKSYEEVFKSKVIYTGFINSLTRTLIGTTLTILVTYCGAYALSKKNLPFRNIITLLILFTMFFSGGLIPSFLLVNSLKMHNTIWALIFPITTSAWNLIITRNFIASLPESLEEAALVDGAHPIAVVFRIMFPLSMPIIAVLALWSAVHHWNSWFDAMIYIRDEEKMVLQQILRRIIIDDSKDIMETAGLLTITTAQTTPETIKSATIVVTMLPIILVYPFLQKYFVKGIMIGALKG from the coding sequence ATGAGTTATAAAAATAAAACTAAAATAGATATTATATTTGATGTTATAAATTATACCTTAATGATTGCACTTTCAATTGCTTTTATTTATCCTTTCTGGCAGACAATAGTATTATCCTTTTCATCTCCAAAGTACGCATACAGTTTGGGTGTTAAACTCTGGCCACAGGGTTTTAATCTTAAATCCTATGAAGAGGTATTTAAGTCCAAAGTTATATACACTGGTTTTATAAATTCCTTGACAAGAACTCTTATAGGAACAACTTTAACTATACTGGTAACTTATTGCGGCGCTTATGCCCTTTCAAAAAAGAATCTTCCTTTTAGAAATATAATTACTCTGTTAATCTTATTTACCATGTTTTTCAGCGGAGGATTAATTCCATCCTTCCTACTGGTTAACAGTCTCAAAATGCATAATACAATTTGGGCTTTAATCTTTCCCATAACAACAAGCGCCTGGAATCTTATTATTACCAGAAATTTTATTGCCTCTCTGCCTGAATCACTGGAAGAAGCGGCTTTAGTAGATGGGGCTCACCCAATAGCCGTTGTATTTAGAATCATGTTCCCTTTATCCATGCCTATTATTGCAGTTCTTGCTCTCTGGTCTGCAGTTCATCATTGGAACTCATGGTTTGATGCTATGATTTATATAAGAGATGAAGAAAAAATGGTATTGCAGCAAATATTAAGAAGAATAATAATTGACGATTCAAAAGATATAATGGAGACTGCCGGACTATTGACCATAACTACTGCACAAACCACTCCGGAGACCATTAAATCTGCCACAATTGTAGTTACTATGCTGCCAATTATACTTGTATACCCCTTCTTACAGAAATATTTCGTAAAGGGAATAATGATAGGAGCTCTAAAAGGATAA
- a CDS encoding sensor histidine kinase, translating to MNPKIVSFFNKYSLFSFKRLLLISSILVASISLGVVSIQSYNRTVNFIFEKVESSSIGKLIQTANAVENNLNLARNIARNIANSDFMIKCIKDYEDNLLDKRGIREKVLPFLIKIRMFNNSIATIVVFMDNEVFFIGNDVFYNITNKDIKNSEFNEYLNESSSSIPYFIEPVRIEGKPNQSDSLNILRSNYSFTSIIKKDGREYGSVFVILEPEFIDDIIGKDKEFLIINQDGRVLWKSPQVNSSNIENILTDLSYIPTVGNIKKISKRNMNVYVTELSYNGWKLAYLHKIDEISEKINSLKIFTFTAFLVTILIAFFLSDTISKRISRPINQLVTSIKKFKIKEEYKSFYAGEEYDSRISMREKLLYYLIAIVILPLLFYMIFSYIFLSNIIKDHIIESNMDTFRQTAQNLDNYLKNKLTIINGIIFDSTIQNSLINNDVNETPDLYNTVNNYLMLHEGQDDIFIYKPDRELFFTNVNKLSYTSIDQKTFEELKASSNVYTWMDARTSPRGQILINLFTKINDEKEYKTIGFLQCQFNEYYLENIFRSIISPESSVFIVNEDNTIISHTDKNLINTKFSFFPYKVENDSFMTDRNSFVFKIHLENTPWYLVGQYRNTIFDKDIQKLIYEGLYILIIIMFAVILLSFGFSYSFTSSINIMREQLKKMNIDNMDIYFPENSMILEIRELGIAFNEMVLRTESLLDQILITTKKQNELENRKKEAELIALQAQINPHFLYNTFESINWMIKCDEKQFATRMITNLSDMLRYIAKSKDVLVTILEEIQYLKTYTEIMLVRFNDSLQFKWHIDETLLDCKIVKLVLQPIVENAIYHGINPKLQSGVIEIGCYEENNNIVFSVSDNGVGIDQSTLKSLNEILDKMDYSGKIGLYNVHNRIKLVFGEDYGLSIESNYGKGTTVKLRMPKIL from the coding sequence GTGAATCCAAAAATTGTTTCATTTTTTAACAAGTATTCTTTATTCAGTTTTAAGAGATTGTTATTAATATCCTCTATTTTGGTCGCTTCTATATCTCTCGGAGTAGTTAGTATCCAATCCTACAACAGGACGGTAAATTTTATTTTTGAAAAAGTGGAAAGTAGTAGCATAGGTAAACTTATTCAGACAGCAAATGCTGTGGAGAACAATCTAAATCTTGCCAGGAATATTGCAAGAAATATAGCCAACAGTGATTTTATGATTAAATGCATAAAGGATTATGAGGATAATTTATTAGATAAACGGGGTATAAGAGAAAAAGTATTGCCTTTCTTAATTAAAATAAGGATGTTTAACAATTCTATTGCAACAATTGTGGTTTTTATGGATAATGAAGTATTCTTTATTGGTAACGATGTATTCTATAACATTACAAACAAGGATATAAAAAATTCTGAATTTAATGAATATTTGAACGAATCCTCCAGCAGTATACCTTATTTTATTGAACCTGTTAGAATAGAAGGTAAGCCGAATCAGTCTGATTCACTTAATATTCTCAGAAGCAATTATTCTTTTACCTCAATAATTAAAAAGGATGGAAGAGAATATGGCAGTGTATTTGTAATTTTAGAACCTGAGTTTATTGACGATATTATCGGCAAAGACAAAGAGTTTTTAATTATAAACCAGGACGGTAGGGTTTTATGGAAGAGTCCCCAGGTGAATTCTTCCAATATTGAAAACATATTAACTGATCTATCATACATACCCACAGTTGGCAATATTAAAAAAATATCCAAGAGAAATATGAATGTATATGTAACTGAACTGTCCTATAATGGCTGGAAACTTGCTTATTTGCATAAAATAGATGAAATATCTGAAAAAATAAATAGTCTTAAAATTTTCACATTCACAGCTTTTTTGGTAACAATACTTATTGCATTTTTTCTTTCTGATACCATATCAAAACGGATATCCAGACCTATTAACCAACTTGTAACTTCTATAAAAAAATTTAAGATAAAAGAAGAATATAAGTCTTTTTATGCAGGTGAAGAATATGACTCCAGAATTTCCATGCGAGAAAAGCTATTGTATTATTTAATTGCCATAGTTATTCTTCCGCTACTGTTCTATATGATTTTTTCATATATTTTTCTATCCAACATAATTAAGGATCACATAATAGAATCCAATATGGATACTTTTCGCCAGACTGCCCAGAACCTGGACAACTATCTTAAAAACAAACTTACTATAATAAATGGGATTATCTTTGATAGTACTATCCAGAACAGTTTGATTAATAATGACGTAAATGAAACCCCTGATTTATATAATACAGTAAACAACTACCTCATGCTGCATGAAGGCCAAGACGACATATTTATTTATAAACCTGACAGAGAACTATTCTTTACTAATGTTAATAAACTTTCATACACATCAATAGATCAAAAAACTTTTGAAGAATTAAAAGCAAGCAGCAATGTTTATACGTGGATGGACGCCCGGACAAGTCCCAGAGGTCAAATTTTAATTAATTTGTTTACTAAAATTAATGATGAAAAAGAATATAAAACCATAGGATTTTTACAATGCCAGTTTAACGAGTATTATCTTGAAAATATTTTCCGTAGTATAATCAGTCCTGAATCCAGTGTTTTTATTGTTAACGAAGATAATACTATCATTTCTCATACAGATAAAAATCTTATCAATACAAAATTTAGCTTCTTTCCTTACAAGGTTGAAAACGATTCATTTATGACAGATAGGAATTCATTTGTATTTAAAATACATTTGGAGAATACTCCCTGGTACCTTGTAGGGCAATACAGAAATACTATATTTGACAAGGATATACAAAAGCTGATTTATGAAGGGCTTTATATTTTAATAATAATTATGTTTGCGGTTATATTATTATCCTTTGGATTTTCTTATAGCTTTACTTCATCAATTAATATAATGAGAGAACAACTTAAAAAAATGAATATAGACAATATGGACATATACTTTCCCGAGAACAGCATGATATTAGAAATACGCGAATTAGGAATTGCTTTTAATGAAATGGTTTTAAGAACAGAATCACTGTTGGATCAGATTCTTATAACAACAAAGAAACAGAATGAGCTTGAAAACAGAAAAAAGGAAGCTGAGTTAATTGCGCTTCAGGCACAAATAAATCCCCATTTTTTATATAATACTTTTGAAAGTATTAATTGGATGATAAAGTGTGATGAAAAGCAATTTGCCACAAGGATGATAACAAACTTAAGTGATATGCTAAGATACATTGCCAAGTCTAAGGACGTACTGGTTACCATTTTGGAAGAAATCCAATATTTGAAAACCTATACAGAGATAATGCTGGTAAGATTTAATGATAGCCTGCAGTTCAAATGGCATATTGACGAAACTTTGTTAGATTGTAAAATTGTAAAATTAGTGCTCCAGCCAATTGTGGAAAATGCCATTTACCATGGAATTAACCCTAAACTTCAGTCAGGAGTAATAGAAATCGGATGCTATGAAGAAAATAATAACATTGTTTTTTCAGTTTCAGATAACGGAGTGGGAATTGACCAATCAACTTTAAAAAGCTTAAATGAGATACTGGATAAAATGGATTATTCAGGTAAGATAGGCCTTTATAATGTTCATAACAGAATCAAACTGGTTTTCGGAGAAGACTACGGACTTAGTATAGAAAGTAATTATGGAAAAGGAACAACGGTTAAGCTTCGCATGCCGAAAATATTATAG
- a CDS encoding sulfatase-like hydrolase/transferase: MDKKPNILLLINDHQNYYRYGWDEGVKPLTPNFERVANEGMKFERAYTPTAYCVPARRSLFTGVYPCNHGLTTNNEDVPEKDTDMFFHYLSEKGYRNYYFGKWHNGQMHLWEQGCEGFSIQGHGNPYSTNEYKLYCQKNNIPEACCDVKLNFYKNEPEGKVYLREYGSAKPSYGKLLTPKESHESFFIADMACNQLMNLKDSTEPWCMVVSFWGPHCPYFVTDEFLNLYDPEDIPPYPSYYDELNEKPDTYNLLKDKEFITKKIYQIDKFPKPYPWSFYQECLTYIYAHTTLVDAAGGLVLDTLKSLGLDNNTIVIWTADHGCDFGAHGGHLSKGPYMTEEVYRIPFTVRWPGVIKPGQTSNKLVSLIDLAPTFLDLCGAKSAKTFDGDSLLPILQGKVQGWRDSLLCEFYGARKDVHNIKSVITDKYKYVSTKNDVHELYDLEKDPYELNNLIHSEEMEPVVKHMESKLKEWLCKIGNKEA, translated from the coding sequence GTGGATAAAAAGCCAAATATTCTGTTGCTTATTAACGATCATCAAAATTATTATAGATATGGCTGGGATGAAGGAGTAAAGCCTCTGACTCCAAATTTTGAAAGAGTCGCCAATGAAGGAATGAAATTTGAACGGGCCTATACTCCTACAGCTTATTGTGTTCCTGCCAGAAGAAGTTTGTTTACAGGAGTTTATCCTTGCAACCATGGTTTAACAACCAATAATGAGGATGTTCCTGAAAAAGATACTGATATGTTTTTTCATTATCTGTCGGAGAAAGGATATAGAAATTACTACTTTGGTAAATGGCATAACGGACAAATGCATCTTTGGGAACAGGGTTGCGAAGGATTTAGTATACAAGGTCACGGTAATCCCTACTCAACCAATGAATATAAGTTATATTGCCAAAAAAATAATATACCTGAAGCTTGTTGTGATGTTAAACTTAACTTTTATAAAAATGAGCCTGAAGGAAAAGTTTATTTGCGTGAGTATGGATCTGCTAAACCTTCCTACGGAAAGTTGTTAACTCCAAAAGAAAGCCATGAATCTTTTTTTATAGCTGACATGGCATGCAACCAGCTTATGAATCTGAAAGACAGCACTGAACCCTGGTGCATGGTTGTAAGCTTCTGGGGACCTCATTGCCCCTATTTTGTGACAGATGAATTTTTAAATCTATATGATCCTGAAGATATTCCTCCATATCCAAGCTATTACGATGAGCTAAATGAAAAGCCTGATACCTATAATTTACTTAAAGATAAAGAATTTATAACCAAAAAAATATATCAGATTGATAAATTTCCAAAACCCTATCCATGGTCCTTTTATCAGGAATGTTTAACATATATATACGCCCATACAACTCTGGTAGATGCAGCAGGCGGCCTTGTTCTGGATACTCTTAAATCTCTTGGATTGGATAATAATACGATTGTTATATGGACTGCAGACCATGGTTGCGACTTTGGAGCTCATGGAGGGCATTTGTCTAAAGGGCCATATATGACTGAGGAAGTATACAGGATACCATTTACAGTTAGATGGCCAGGAGTAATTAAACCCGGTCAGACAAGCAACAAGCTTGTCAGCCTTATTGATCTGGCTCCAACATTTCTGGATTTATGTGGCGCCAAATCTGCTAAAACCTTTGATGGAGATAGTCTCCTTCCTATTTTGCAAGGAAAGGTTCAGGGTTGGAGAGACAGTCTCCTATGTGAATTCTACGGGGCAAGAAAGGATGTCCATAATATTAAGTCAGTAATTACTGATAAATATAAATATGTTTCAACCAAAAATGATGTTCATGAACTCTATGATCTCGAAAAAGATCCTTATGAGTTAAATAATCTAATACATTCAGAGGAGATGGAGCCAGTTGTAAAACATATGGAATCAAAATTAAAAGAATGGCTATGTAAAATCGGTAATAAGGAGGCTTAA
- a CDS encoding sugar ABC transporter permease has translation MFKMRYYYLLLLPVLVYFILFHYIPMYGITLAFKDYSFSLGILKSPWAGFKYFDRLFSSPTFHEVVRNTVIISFYKIVISFPVPIIFALLLNEIYHKKIKRAVQTISYLPHFISWVILSGIIMEVLSPARGVVNYIITLFGGDPIHFLAEPKYFRSVLVITHIWQTMGWNSIVYLAAISSISTEQFDSAYIDGANRFQIIRYITIPSIASVITVLFILGLGNILNAGFDQIINLYNPVVYNVADILDTYVYRVGLVNFEYSYSTAANLFKNAIGFAFVLTANFIARHIGEGENALW, from the coding sequence ATGTTCAAAATGAGATACTACTACCTGCTCTTATTGCCAGTGCTAGTCTATTTTATATTATTCCACTACATTCCCATGTATGGTATAACTCTGGCTTTTAAAGACTATAGTTTTTCATTAGGTATACTTAAAAGTCCCTGGGCAGGTTTTAAATATTTCGACAGACTTTTCTCAAGTCCTACTTTCCATGAAGTAGTGAGAAATACAGTGATAATAAGCTTTTATAAGATAGTAATCAGCTTTCCGGTTCCGATTATATTTGCACTATTGCTGAATGAAATTTACCACAAAAAAATCAAGCGTGCTGTCCAGACCATATCATACTTGCCCCATTTTATATCTTGGGTTATTCTAAGCGGAATAATTATGGAAGTGCTTTCTCCTGCAAGAGGCGTGGTAAACTATATTATTACCCTGTTTGGAGGTGACCCTATACACTTCCTTGCAGAACCAAAATACTTCAGATCAGTACTTGTTATAACCCATATATGGCAAACAATGGGTTGGAATTCAATAGTATATCTTGCGGCAATCTCCAGCATAAGTACTGAACAGTTTGACTCAGCATACATTGATGGTGCCAACCGCTTTCAGATAATAAGATATATCACAATTCCGTCCATTGCCTCTGTAATAACAGTCCTTTTCATTCTGGGTCTGGGGAATATCTTGAATGCAGGTTTTGATCAGATCATCAATCTCTATAACCCTGTGGTATATAACGTCGCAGATATACTTGATACTTATGTATACAGAGTGGGACTTGTCAATTTTGAGTATAGTTATTCAACAGCTGCAAACCTGTTTAAAAATGCTATAGGTTTCGCATTTGTGCTTACTGCAAATTTCATCGCAAGGCATATAGGAGAAGGAGAAAACGCTTTATGGTAG
- a CDS encoding response regulator, producing the protein MYKVMLVDDEYWIRKGIAEGINWNALGFEVCATASNGEEALSLMENDIPDVLLTDIKMPVMDGIELIRNVAMKYPSVKTVILSGYNDFAYAQKAIEYGTYAYILKPIKDEEFNLLFSKLFNELEVQKKAYNNLSGQFLNLKNNRLDLEEYYLLKYIAGNFYDTNELKRELAELGSIIPDHYLCCIVFTYDSIDKNEKPINLTNIILYETKRYWNKSNYPVLLNNDQFIIIPHDSIKISNRDLIYSVKQFKFHLENILYDRDFSDVVLSFGIGKSCLNIESLSVIYKEAVLALQRKFYTGKGSITLYNNKDNSEVGILDQCNYTLDEISEELLSVILDGDLYSICPRIKTLFKALVSSSFYEKNKLIIKCIEIYLSISMKLKDKDLPVNLLNTDDIYHQISKCETLEELISYYEKCITDIATQIKELKNESDNNMIIKIKQYIEANYHKKLSLKDLADHFCMNSSYLSTYFKKHTGINLFDYITYVRMENAKRLLKNSDYQITEISENVGFVDYRHFCTVFKKEIGMSPLQYRLKSF; encoded by the coding sequence GTGTATAAGGTAATGCTCGTAGATGATGAGTACTGGATCAGAAAAGGTATTGCAGAAGGAATAAACTGGAATGCCTTGGGATTTGAAGTATGTGCAACTGCTTCAAACGGAGAAGAAGCACTGTCTTTAATGGAAAACGACATTCCTGATGTGCTGCTGACAGACATTAAAATGCCGGTAATGGATGGTATTGAACTTATACGGAATGTGGCAATGAAATATCCTTCTGTAAAAACTGTTATATTAAGCGGTTACAACGATTTTGCCTATGCACAGAAAGCAATAGAGTACGGCACCTATGCGTATATCTTAAAACCCATTAAAGATGAAGAATTTAATCTATTATTCAGCAAGCTTTTCAATGAACTGGAAGTTCAGAAAAAGGCATATAATAATTTATCCGGTCAATTCTTAAATTTAAAGAATAACAGGCTAGATCTGGAGGAGTATTATTTACTGAAGTATATAGCAGGGAATTTTTATGATACGAATGAACTTAAAAGGGAATTGGCAGAATTAGGGTCGATTATACCTGATCATTATTTATGCTGTATTGTTTTTACTTATGATAGTATAGATAAAAACGAAAAACCTATTAACCTCACTAACATAATTTTATATGAGACTAAAAGATACTGGAATAAAAGTAATTATCCTGTCCTATTGAATAATGACCAGTTTATTATTATTCCTCATGACAGTATTAAAATATCCAACAGGGATCTGATCTATTCAGTAAAACAGTTTAAATTTCATTTAGAAAACATTTTGTATGATAGAGATTTTTCTGATGTAGTATTAAGTTTTGGAATAGGAAAGAGCTGTCTTAACATAGAAAGTCTTAGTGTAATATATAAAGAAGCTGTTTTGGCATTGCAACGAAAGTTTTACACCGGAAAAGGTTCAATTACTCTGTACAATAATAAAGATAACAGTGAAGTGGGTATTCTTGATCAATGTAATTATACGCTGGATGAGATCTCTGAAGAACTTCTTTCAGTCATTCTGGATGGAGATTTATATTCTATTTGCCCTAGAATTAAAACTCTTTTCAAGGCATTAGTGTCATCAAGTTTTTATGAAAAAAACAAACTAATCATTAAATGCATAGAAATATATCTATCCATATCAATGAAGTTGAAAGATAAAGACCTGCCTGTAAACCTATTGAATACTGATGACATTTATCACCAGATATCAAAATGCGAGACTCTGGAGGAATTGATTTCCTACTACGAAAAATGTATAACAGATATTGCAACGCAGATAAAAGAGCTAAAAAATGAAAGTGACAATAACATGATTATTAAAATTAAGCAATATATTGAAGCTAACTATCATAAAAAATTGTCCCTGAAAGATCTTGCAGATCATTTCTGCATGAACTCTTCATATTTAAGCACATATTTTAAAAAACATACTGGCATAAATTTATTTGATTATATTACCTATGTTAGAATGGAAAATGCAAAAAGGTTGTTAAAAAACTCGGACTATCAAATAACCGAAATTTCAGAGAATGTGGGATTTGTTGATTACCGGCATTTTTGCACTGTTTTTAAGAAAGAGATAGGAATGTCTCCTTTACAATATAGGTTAAAAAGTTTTTAG